The nucleotide sequence GAGAATTAACCGTTTTACTAGAGCAAAATTCCGAATATTGAAACAAAGAATCCGGCGATAAATCCGGCTCGGTGGGGGCTTCACAAATTAAAACTTCCCATAATTTTTTTTCGTCTTCATCTAAAATTGGACGAGAATAAAAATCAAGTTCCCAAATCGTTCCCATAGTTAATCGTTCAGTTGTAAGTGGTTAGCCAAAGGCACTGGCAAATTCCTGCTGTAACTAGGTTTTCACCTTTAAGGCTATGAATAGCCTTTCCTTGGACTGGGGTGCGGAACGAGTTCCGCACTGCTATATAATTAATCTTAAGAGTTTTGGCCAATAATTTCTCTAACTCGGTATATGGGGCGTTTTTGAGATTCATGATAAGTCCGCATTACTAACTCAGCTAATAATCCAAAACTCAACAATTGTATGCCGGTTAAAAATAGCAGCACCGCTAAAATTAGTAAAGGACGATGACCAATACTTGTCCCATAAAACAGTTTAATAACAGTTAAATAAATTCCAAAACCTGTTCCTAATAACATTGAGATTAAACCAAATAGCCCAAAGACGTGCATCGGGCGAGTCAGAAACTTTTTGATAAAAAAGACAGTAAATAAGTCTAGTATTACCCGAGAAGTTCTGCCTAAGCCATATTTACTTTTACCATAACGCCGGGCATGATGACCCACTGGGATCTCTGTAATTCTCGCTCCCTCAATGTAAGCTAAAGCCGGCAGAAAGCGATGTAATTCGCCATACAGATTCATATCAGCCAATACCTCGGCTCGGTAAGCTTTTAGAGAACACCCATAATCATGTAATTCTACACCTGTGGCTCGCCCAATTAACCAGTTAGCTATTTTAGAAGGAAGTAAGCGGGTTAATTGATCATCTTGTCGGTTTTTACGCCAACCACTCACAAGGTCATATCCTTCATTTAATTTAGCTAATAATTTGGGGATATCAGCCGGATCATTTTGTAAGTCCCCGTCAAGAGTAACGATAATTTTACCTTGAGCATATCTAAAACCTGCTGCCATTGCCGGGGTTTGACCATAATTACGGCGTAAAATAACGGCTTTTAAGTCACTCCTCAA is from Gloeothece verrucosa PCC 7822 and encodes:
- a CDS encoding glycosyltransferase family 2 protein, with product MINESGSNKATVTSKPITSLFPQVSVVVPIYNEVESITSLVETIASTLRETGLDYEIICVDDGSRDGSTEVLRELAALRSDLKAVILRRNYGQTPAMAAGFRYAQGKIIVTLDGDLQNDPADIPKLLAKLNEGYDLVSGWRKNRQDDQLTRLLPSKIANWLIGRATGVELHDYGCSLKAYRAEVLADMNLYGELHRFLPALAYIEGARITEIPVGHHARRYGKSKYGLGRTSRVILDLFTVFFIKKFLTRPMHVFGLFGLISMLLGTGFGIYLTVIKLFYGTSIGHRPLLILAVLLFLTGIQLLSFGLLAELVMRTYHESQKRPIYRVREIIGQNS